The DNA window TGAGTAAAATTAACACAGGCATTGCCCAAGTGGTACTACTTAACCAAGGAATCGGATCTAGTCCAAATTGAGTTAATAATCCATTCACAGGGCCCTCAGTTTGAAATAACCAACGCCATCCTAAACCTACCGCAACTAAAGAGGTAATGGAGGGGATAAAATAAGCCGTTCTCAGAATATCTCGGAGGGCAAAAGTCCGGTTTAAAAGTACCGCTAATCCTACAGGAAGGATTAAAGTAGGAATCACTGTTGCGATCGTAAAATAAGCCGTATTAAATAGCACTTGCCAAAAATCAGGACTCAGAAACAGACGCGCATAATTATTAAGTCCCACCCCATAAATCCCTGATTTTGTAAAACTCCCTTGAGTAAAACTCAGATAAAATAAATACACAATTGGCCCTAAAATAAACACCCCCATGAGCAGTAAAGCGGGGGCTAGAAAAATCCAAGCCATGATTGCATCTTGATCCAGAAGTTGTTTCTGAGAAATGGGTGAAGAAGCCATAAGCTGAATCAATTGTGATAAAGTTTTCTTAAAATATAGCAGGGAACAGGGAACAGGGAACAGGGAACAGGG is part of the Planktothrix serta PCC 8927 genome and encodes:
- a CDS encoding carbohydrate ABC transporter permease; this encodes MASSPISQKQLLDQDAIMAWIFLAPALLLMGVFILGPIVYLFYLSFTQGSFTKSGIYGVGLNNYARLFLSPDFWQVLFNTAYFTIATVIPTLILPVGLAVLLNRTFALRDILRTAYFIPSITSLVAVGLGWRWLFQTEGPVNGLLTQFGLDPIPWLSSTTWAMPVLILLSIWKQLGFNLVVFLAGLQTIPQSRYEAAELDGANPWQQFWYITLPGLQPTVVFATVTTAIFTLRSFEQVYVITGGGPLNSTNVLVYYIYDQAFAQFDFGYAAAAATILLAIALILVYIQLQLFGEN